From the Prunus dulcis chromosome 4, ALMONDv2, whole genome shotgun sequence genome, one window contains:
- the LOC117625928 gene encoding uncharacterized protein LOC117625928: MASPPDLRNWLPRYQYESPALNSESLLDDFGIDEVEREEKEENSGGFRGNGNKDGAFVHEKQISNGVVESGSSSGNEHENQCLSKIPGSWESTAFTSEPTDIRNWFSSYVYESPSLDTTDDFGGSVGKESKHEKDGFLVGNRNREKEKELGDFSINRSDSEEVVGETVQSDGLANCNISMTDNEQERQPLNETPGPLESPSLLSEPIDIRNWFSSYVYESPLFETNDGFGDFVCKENRSGKDRFLVENRNRGKEEVLEDFRKKRTDGEEVVELQSEGLAKCVSPGRDNKQETKPGHPSRVDENLPSQNDLYLNHMPKSLENHLMGPTQDVEIGSQSKLEHKGTKIKPSNIERSSCCNNEKSPQYMTHNKDFTLQDNSEAKSHAEVDCLLIQGDADLIPVNGASKRKPTHGSEDRNDKGKEISEDGFIRTRKDKLPRKSYENMMEGRQEISKVTAPLAGGRDAVVKRKPLADATNFHHSPAMEITGKWKCPQKSRPNLGPSLKQLRLEKWVRKL, from the exons ATGGCCTCGCCTCCAGATCTGAGAAACTGGCTCCCAAGATACCAGTATGAATCACCTGCACTGAATTCCGAGTCGTTGCTAGATGATTTCGGCATCGATGAAGtcgaaagagaagaaaaagaagaaaattcagGTGGGTTCAGGGGAAATGGAAATAAAGATGGAGCTTTTGTTCATGAGAAGCAAATCTCAAATGGGGTTGTGGAATCTGGCAGCTCTTCTGGAAATGAGCATGAAAACCAATGTTTAAGTAAG ATTCCAGGTTCTTGGGAATCAACTGCGTTCACTTCAG AGCCCACTGACATCAGAAACTGGTTCTCAAGCTATGTGTATGAATCTCCTTCATTGGATACAACTGATGATTTTGGAGGTTCTGTTGGCAAAGAAAGTAAACATGAGAAGGATGGCTTTTTGGTTGGAAACAGAAacagggaaaaagaaaaggaattaGGGGATTTTAGTATAAACAGAAGTGATAGCGAGGAGGTTGTTGGTGAAACGGTACAGTCAGATGGGCTTGCAAATTGCAACATCTCTATGACAGATAATGAGCAGGAAAGGCAGCCTTTAAATGAG aCTCCAGGTCCTTTGGAGTCACCTTCGCTCCTTTCAG AGCCTATTGACATCAGAAACTGGTTCTCAAGCTATGTGTACGAATCTCCTTTGTTTGAGACAAATGATGGTTTTGGAGATTTTGTTTGCAAAGAAAATAGAAGTGGGAAGGATCGGTTTCTGGTTGAAAACagaaacagaggaaaagaagaggttttggaggaTTTCAGGAAAAAGAGAACTGATGGTGAAGAGGTTGTTGAGTTGCAGTCTGAAGGGCTTGCAAAATGTGTCAGCCCTGGGAGAGATAATAAGCAGGAAACAAAACCT GGTCACCCCAGTCGAGTAGATGAAAACCTACCTAGTCAGAATGATTTGTATCTCAACCATATGCCTAAATCATTGGAAAACCATCTTATGGGTCCAACACAAGATGTCGAAATAGGTTCTCAATCCAAGCTAGAGCATAAAGGAACCAAAATAAAGCCATCGAACATCGAAAGAAGTTCATGCTGCAATAATGAGAAGTCTCCACAATACATGACTCATAACAAGGATTTCACTTTACAGGACAATTCAGAAGCAAAATCCCATGCAGAAGTTGATTGTTTATTAATTCAAGGTGATGCAGATTTAATTCCAGTTAATGGAGCgtcaaaaagaaaaccaactcATGGAAGTGAAGACAGAAACGATAAGGGAAAAGAAATATCAGAAGATGGTTTTATTAGAACAAGGAAAGACAAACTTCCAAGAAAAAGTTATGAAAATATGATGGAAGGACGACAAGAGATTAGTAAAGTGACAGCTCCATTAGCAGGTGGAAGAGATGCAGTAGTGAAAAGAAAGCCCTTAGCAGATGCAACAAATTTTCATCATTCTCCTGCGATGGAGATCACTGGAAAATGGAAGTGTCCTCAGAAAAGTAGGCCAAATCTAGGACCCTCTTTGAAGCAGCTTCGACTAGAAAAATGGGTTCGTAAGTTGTGA